A genome region from Astyanax mexicanus isolate ESR-SI-001 chromosome 19, AstMex3_surface, whole genome shotgun sequence includes the following:
- the si:dkey-282h22.5 gene encoding uncharacterized protein si:dkey-282h22.5 codes for MRMRRVLVLLGMVSLCVAQKKWTQETWEIRDKSAGKRCSNLTQVLDNWKYAIMHQVKDMLVNDHASVLPEYVRIQPLSDAVGDLYKQFDSLKENLAKLSSKFDRVESFVDELQAGKLPKSSLRVAPQRPPPRTPARTPPATRTPARPAHTGQWVRRARARRGPGT; via the exons atgaggatgaggagggtCCTGGTGCTGCTGGGGATGGTCTCGCTGTGTGTCGCTCAGAAGAAGTGGACCCAGGAGACGTGGGAGATAAGAG ataAATCAGCAGGTAAAAGGTGCTCTAATCTGACGCAGGTTCTGGATAACTGGAAATACGCTATAATGCACCAGGTGAAGGACATGCTAGTGAACGATCACGCTTCTGTCCTACCTGAGTATGTGAG GATCCAGCCGCTGTCGGACGCAGTGGGAGATCTGTATAAGCAGTTCGACTCTCTGAAGGAGAATTTGGCTAAACTCTCCAGTAAGTTCGACCGGGTGGAGAGCTTCGTGGACGAACTGCAGGCTGGAAAACTCCCCAAATCCTCCTTACGGGTCGCCCCCCAGCGCCCGCCCCCCAGAACCCCCGCCAGAACCCCCCCCGCCACCAGAACCCCCGCCAGACCCGCTCATACCGGACAGTGGGTCCGGCGGGCGAGGGCCCGGAGAGGCCCCGGCACCTAA
- the LOC111192976 gene encoding protein NATD1 isoform X2: MRGWVGLSRAAGFPHVLPNRTGFYNPGPVHTLLRTTPTPARYCGTGTEPYRVIHNREQRCFTVSLRSGGVVDSAVLKYQYSTDRHVHLLSTAVPESFRGKGVASHLAKAAMDFVVEEGLKATVSCWYIQKYVEENPGCGYEAHIED, from the exons ATGCGCGGTTGGGTCGGGTTGAGCAGAGCGGCGGGATTTCCGCACGTTTTACCGAACAGAACCGGATTCTATAACCCGGGACCGGTTCACACCCTGCTCCGAACCACCCCGACCCCGGCCCGGTACTGCGGGACCGGTACCGAACCGTACCGGGTCATCCACAACCGGGAGCAGCGCTGTTTCACCGTCAGCCTGCGGTCCGGGg GTGTGGTGGACAGTGCGGTGCTAAAATACCAATACAGCACCGACCGACACGTTCACCTACTGTCCACTGCAGTCCCAGAATCCTTCAGAGGGAAAGGTGTGGCCTCTCACCTGGCAAAG GCTGCGATGGACTTTGTGGTGGAAGAAGGACTGAAAGCGACCGTCTCCTGTTGGTATATTCAAAAATATGTGGAGGAGAATCCAGGGTGTGGATATGAAGCTCATATAGAAGATTAG
- the LOC103027278 gene encoding gastrula zinc finger protein XlCGF49.1-like: protein MTAVLEPHEIKREETEFLESSSPQPTSSSVDFLSDPFHTESQRSSLKERTHHCLVCGKSFTVQNHLHRHMRIHSGEKPYDCAECGRSFRDKGNLKIHQRIHTGEKPYECEECGRSFRERGTLKKHQRIHTGEKPYYCSECGKSFNQLSSLQTHQRIHTGEKPYDCLECGKSFNVLSHLKTHRSIHTGEKRFHCDECGKSFNRQSHLQLHQRIHTGEKPYFCSECGKSFRHSNTLKTHKCVTKEAGTPDTSLSDQDDPDDLYYKVILV from the coding sequence ATGACGGCAGTTCTGGAACCACACGAGATTAAACGTGAGGAAACAGAATTCCTAGAAAGCTCCAGTCCTCAGCCGACGTCTTCTTCTGTAGACTTCCTCTCCGACCCGTTTCACACCGAATCCCAGCGAAGTTCACTAAAGGAGAGAACTCACCACTGCCTGGTGTGCGGGAAGAGCTTCACCGTGCAGAACCATCTCCACCGACACATGCGCATCCACTCCGGCGAGAAGCCCTACGACTGCGCCGagtgtgggcggagcttcagaGACAAAGGCAACCTGAAgatccaccagcgcattcacaccggcgAGAAGCCGTACGAGTGCGAGGAGTGTGGGCGGAGCTTCCGGGAGAGAGGCACGCTCAAAAAGCACCAGCggattcataccggagagaaaccgtactaCTGCTCggagtgcgggaagagcttcaATCAGCTGAGCAGCCTCCAAACGCACCAgagaattcataccggagagaagcCGTACGACTGCCTggagtgcgggaagagcttcaACGTCCTGAGCCACCTTAAAACCCACCGCAgcattcataccggagagaagcGCTTCCACTGCGACGAGTGCGGCAAGAGCTTCAACCGCCAGAGCCACCTCCAGCTCCACCAgagaattcataccggagagaaaccgtacttCTGCTCCGAGTGCGGCAAGAGCTTCAGACACTCCAATACGCTCAAAACGCACAAGTGCGTCACCAAGGAGGCGGGAACTCCCGACACCAGCCTATCAGATCAGGACGATCCAGACGATTTATATTATAAGGTCATTTTAGTTTGA
- the LOC111192976 gene encoding protein NATD1 isoform X1: MRGWVGLSRAAGFPHVLPNRTGFYNPGPVHTLLRTTPTPARYCGTGTEPYRVIHNREQRCFTVSLRSGAGVVDSAVLKYQYSTDRHVHLLSTAVPESFRGKGVASHLAKAAMDFVVEEGLKATVSCWYIQKYVEENPGCGYEAHIED, encoded by the exons ATGCGCGGTTGGGTCGGGTTGAGCAGAGCGGCGGGATTTCCGCACGTTTTACCGAACAGAACCGGATTCTATAACCCGGGACCGGTTCACACCCTGCTCCGAACCACCCCGACCCCGGCCCGGTACTGCGGGACCGGTACCGAACCGTACCGGGTCATCCACAACCGGGAGCAGCGCTGTTTCACCGTCAGCCTGCGGTCCGGGg CAGGTGTGGTGGACAGTGCGGTGCTAAAATACCAATACAGCACCGACCGACACGTTCACCTACTGTCCACTGCAGTCCCAGAATCCTTCAGAGGGAAAGGTGTGGCCTCTCACCTGGCAAAG GCTGCGATGGACTTTGTGGTGGAAGAAGGACTGAAAGCGACCGTCTCCTGTTGGTATATTCAAAAATATGTGGAGGAGAATCCAGGGTGTGGATATGAAGCTCATATAGAAGATTAG